The Thermus hydrothermalis genome window below encodes:
- a CDS encoding ABC transporter permease — MRGLRVRLWQAGLLVAFLLLWEWASRTGRIDPFFFSYPSEILKRVLRWFGTGEVYPHLYVTTVEMLLAFAIGTLLGVVFGLWLALSPGVAAVLDPYVKALNAIPRVVLAPIFTLWFGLGVLSKVALGVTLVFFVAFFNTYQGVKEVSPIVLQNARLLGANRRHLLAHVYLPAAASWIFSSLRTSIGFAVIGAVVGEYLGSAAGLGYLIAQAEGVFDTTGVFAGMVVLMAFVLALDALVGAVERRLLVWRPKGGEA, encoded by the coding sequence ATGCGGGGGCTTAGGGTACGGCTTTGGCAGGCGGGGCTCCTCGTGGCCTTCCTCCTCCTTTGGGAGTGGGCCTCGAGGACAGGCCGCATAGACCCCTTCTTCTTCTCCTACCCCTCGGAGATCCTCAAGCGGGTCCTCCGCTGGTTCGGCACGGGGGAGGTCTACCCCCACCTCTACGTGACCACGGTGGAGATGCTCCTCGCCTTCGCCATCGGCACCCTCCTCGGGGTGGTCTTCGGGCTCTGGCTCGCCCTCTCCCCCGGGGTGGCGGCGGTGCTGGATCCCTACGTGAAGGCCCTGAACGCCATCCCCCGGGTGGTCCTCGCCCCCATCTTCACCCTGTGGTTCGGCCTCGGGGTCCTCTCCAAGGTGGCCCTGGGGGTCACCCTGGTCTTCTTCGTGGCCTTCTTCAACACCTACCAAGGGGTGAAGGAGGTGAGCCCCATCGTCCTGCAAAACGCCCGCCTCCTCGGGGCGAACCGCCGCCACCTCCTCGCCCACGTTTACCTGCCGGCGGCGGCGAGCTGGATCTTCAGCTCCTTGCGGACCTCCATCGGCTTCGCCGTCATCGGGGCCGTGGTGGGGGAGTACCTGGGAAGCGCCGCCGGGCTTGGCTACCTCATCGCCCAGGCGGAAGGGGTTTTTGACACCACGGGGGTCTTTGCCGGGATGGTGGTCCTCATGGCCTTCGTCCTGGCGCTGGACGCCCTGGTGGGGGCCGTGGAACGGAGGCTTCTCGTGTGGCGGCCCAAAGGAGGTGAAGCATGA
- a CDS encoding ABC transporter substrate-binding protein → MKRIAVWFLLVLLAFGLAQKRVVLGVGGKTAVVYLPLTVVERLGYFKEEGLDVVIQDLQAGSRALQALIGGSVEVVMGYYDHTIQMQAQGRDIVAFVQVGRYPAIVLGVRSDLADQVRSIADLKGRRVGVTAPGSSTHFFLNYLLVKNGLKPTDVAVVGVSVGAQAVAAVQNKQVEAIANVEPAITLLEERGLIKVLADTRTTKGTREVLGGEYPAAVLYTTRAWLERNPDTAQRLVNAMVRGLRWMQGKSPEEIAAILPEEYFLGDKALYLKVLRNSLESFSPTGRFSDTAPLRPLTVLSAFDPNVARARIDLKRTYTNAFVDQAPKQ, encoded by the coding sequence ATGAAGCGGATTGCGGTCTGGTTCCTTCTGGTCCTTTTGGCCTTCGGCCTCGCCCAGAAGCGGGTGGTCCTGGGCGTGGGGGGGAAGACCGCCGTGGTCTACCTGCCCCTCACGGTGGTGGAAAGGCTCGGCTACTTCAAGGAAGAGGGCCTGGACGTGGTGATCCAGGACCTCCAGGCGGGTAGCCGCGCCCTCCAGGCCCTTATCGGGGGAAGCGTGGAGGTGGTGATGGGCTACTACGACCACACCATCCAGATGCAGGCCCAGGGCCGGGACATCGTGGCCTTCGTGCAGGTGGGGCGGTATCCGGCCATCGTCCTCGGGGTGCGCTCGGACCTGGCGGACCAGGTGCGGTCCATCGCCGACCTCAAGGGGCGCCGGGTGGGGGTCACCGCCCCCGGCTCCTCCACCCACTTCTTCCTCAACTACCTCCTGGTGAAGAACGGCCTCAAGCCCACGGACGTGGCCGTGGTGGGGGTTTCCGTGGGGGCGCAGGCGGTGGCCGCCGTGCAGAACAAGCAGGTGGAGGCCATCGCCAACGTGGAACCCGCCATCACCCTCCTGGAGGAGCGGGGCCTCATCAAGGTCCTGGCGGACACCCGCACCACCAAGGGCACCCGGGAGGTCCTGGGAGGGGAGTACCCCGCCGCCGTCCTCTACACCACCCGGGCCTGGCTGGAGCGGAACCCGGACACGGCCCAGCGCCTGGTGAACGCCATGGTGCGGGGCCTGCGCTGGATGCAGGGCAAGTCCCCCGAGGAGATCGCCGCCATTCTGCCCGAGGAGTACTTCCTGGGGGACAAGGCCCTCTACCTGAAGGTGCTCAGGAACTCCTTGGAAAGCTTCTCCCCCACGGGGCGCTTCAGCGACACCGCCCCCTTGCGGCCCCTCACGGTGCTCTCCGCCTTTGACCCCAACGTGGCCCGGGCGCGGATAGACCTGAAGCGCACCTACACCAACGCCTTCGTGGACCAGGCGCCCAAGCAGTAA
- the dctP gene encoding TRAP transporter substrate-binding protein DctP, with translation MKITVHPGGSLLPHPQILPAVRNGQIQMGEVLMSLLANENPLFNLDSIPFVAMSYEGAQRLYQAQRPEVERWLAQRGVVFLYAVPWPPQGLYTKKPVQSAQDLQGIRFRAYNPATARLAELLGMTPVQVEAADIPQAFATGIVEAMITSPVTGVDSQAWDFARYFYDVKAWIPKNMGVIGRRAFESLSPQDREALLQAAKRAEKRGWRLSQEQEEKALKTLESRGMQVVKPSPQLLADLKKVGGTMIVEWQRQAGATGVKVYRQYLGRMSLLFRLAELLAALMGLFVLLVILAQVVERFLGFVVPSALELAGYATAGLIFLGLAPTLRAGGHIRVGLLLERLPPGPRRAVEAGALLLGLLASLFAAYHAWAKAAESYRYGDLAPGLLPLPLWLPQGFLALGLSFFALGLLEAFLKAARRER, from the coding sequence GTGAAGATCACGGTCCACCCCGGGGGGTCCCTCCTCCCCCACCCGCAGATCCTCCCCGCGGTGCGCAACGGGCAGATCCAGATGGGGGAGGTCCTCATGTCCCTCCTCGCCAACGAAAACCCCCTCTTCAACCTGGACTCCATCCCCTTCGTGGCCATGAGCTACGAAGGGGCGCAGCGGCTTTACCAAGCCCAGCGGCCCGAGGTGGAGCGGTGGCTCGCCCAGCGGGGGGTGGTCTTCCTCTACGCCGTGCCCTGGCCGCCCCAGGGGCTTTACACCAAGAAGCCCGTCCAGTCCGCCCAGGACCTCCAGGGGATCCGCTTCCGCGCCTATAACCCCGCCACGGCCCGGCTGGCGGAGCTCCTGGGCATGACCCCCGTGCAGGTGGAGGCGGCGGACATCCCCCAAGCCTTCGCCACGGGCATCGTGGAGGCCATGATCACCTCCCCCGTCACGGGGGTGGACAGCCAGGCCTGGGACTTCGCCCGCTACTTCTACGACGTGAAGGCCTGGATTCCCAAGAACATGGGGGTCATCGGCCGCCGGGCCTTTGAGAGCCTCTCCCCCCAGGACCGGGAAGCCCTCCTGCAGGCGGCCAAGCGGGCGGAGAAACGGGGCTGGCGGCTAAGCCAAGAGCAGGAGGAGAAGGCGCTAAAGACCCTGGAGAGCCGGGGCATGCAGGTGGTGAAGCCCTCGCCCCAGCTCCTCGCCGACCTCAAGAAGGTGGGCGGGACCATGATCGTGGAGTGGCAACGCCAGGCGGGGGCCACAGGGGTGAAGGTCTACCGGCAGTACCTCGGCCGAATGAGCCTCCTATTTCGCCTGGCAGAACTCCTCGCGGCCCTCATGGGCCTTTTCGTCCTCCTGGTGATCCTGGCCCAGGTGGTGGAGCGCTTCCTCGGCTTCGTGGTCCCCTCGGCCCTGGAGCTCGCCGGCTACGCCACCGCTGGCCTCATCTTCCTGGGCCTCGCCCCCACCCTGCGGGCCGGGGGGCACATCCGGGTGGGGCTCCTCCTGGAGCGGCTTCCCCCAGGGCCCAGGCGGGCCGTGGAGGCGGGGGCTCTCCTCCTGGGCCTTTTGGCGAGCCTCTTCGCCGCCTACCACGCCTGGGCCAAGGCGGCGGAGAGCTACCGCTATGGCGACCTGGCCCCGGGGCTACTCCCCTTGCCCCTATGGCTGCCGCAGGGTTTTCTAGCCCTGGGGCTTAGCTTTTTCGCCTTAGGCCTCCTGGAAGCCTTCCTGAAGGCGGCGAGGAGGGAAAGGTGA